In Balearica regulorum gibbericeps isolate bBalReg1 chromosome 14, bBalReg1.pri, whole genome shotgun sequence, one genomic interval encodes:
- the DUSP1 gene encoding LOW QUALITY PROTEIN: dual specificity protein phosphatase 1 (The sequence of the model RefSeq protein was modified relative to this genomic sequence to represent the inferred CDS: inserted 2 bases in 1 codon) has product MVNLRVCALECEALRGLLQERAAQCLVLDCRSFFSFNAAHIRGSCNVRLSTIVRRRAKGALALEHVVPNEELRARLRQGLVHTVVLLDERSADLELPKRDSTLLLALGTLCREARGARICFLKGGYEAFSSACSELCTKPAAPTGLSLPLSASSAPGSADSGCSSCGTPLYDQGGPVEILPFLYLGSAYHASRKDMLDALGITALINVSATXPNHFEGHYQYKSIPVEDNHKADISSWFNEAIDFIDSVKNDGGRVFVHCQAGISRSATICLAYLMRTNRVKLDEAFEFVKQRRSIISPNFSFMGQLLQFESQVLAPNCSAEAGSPAMSVLDRGASTTTVFNFPVSIPVHTSSSALSYLQSPITTSPSC; this is encoded by the exons ATGGTGAACCTGCGGGTGTGCGCGCTGGAGTGCGAGGCGCTgcgggggctgctgcaggagcgCGCCGCGCAGTGCCTCGTCCTCGACTGCcgctccttcttctccttcaaCGCCGCGCACATCCGCGGCTCCTGCAACGTCCGCCTCAGCACCATCGTCCGCCGCCGCGCCAAGGGCGCCCTGGCCCTGGAGCACGTCGTCCCCAACGAGGAGCTCCGAGCCCGCCTGCGCCAGGGGCTGGTCCACACCGTGGTGCTGCTGGACGAGCGCAGCGCAGACCTGGAGCTGCCCAAGCGCGACAGCACGCTGCTGCTGGCCCTCGGCACCCTCTGCAGGGAGGCCCGCGGCGCCCGCATCTGTTTCCTCAAGG GAGGTTACGAAGCTTTCTCGTCCGCCTGCTCCGAGCTCTGCACCAAGCCGGCGGCTCCCACCGGCCTCAGCCTGCCCCTGAGCGCCAGCAGCGCGCCCGGCAGCGCCGACTCGGGGTGCAGCTCCTGCGGCACCCCCCTCTACGACCAG GGCGGGCCAGTGGAAATCCTGCCGTTCCTCTACTTGGGCAGCGCTTACCATGCCTCCCGAAAAGACATGCTGGACGCTTTGGGGATCACCGCGTTAATCAATGTCTCGGCGAC GCCCAACCACTTTGAAGGGCACTACCAGTATAAAAGTATCCCCGTGGAGGACAACCACAAGGCAGATATCAGCTCCTGGTTTAATGAGGCGATTGATTTCATAG ACTCTGTTAAAAATGATGGAGGAAGGGTATTTGTGCACTGCCAGGCTGGCATTTCCCGATCGGCAACCATCTGCCTTGCTTATCTCATGAGGACCAACAGAGTCAAACTGGACGAAGCCTTTGAGTTTGTGAAGCAGAGAAGAAGCATCATTTCCCCAAACTTCAGCTTCATGGGGCAGCTGCTTCAATTTGAGTCGCAGGTCCTTGCCCCTAACTGCTCAGCAGAAGCTGGTAGCCCTGCTATGTCAGTATTGGACAGAGGAGCATCAACCACCACGGTCTTTAACTTTCCAGTCTCCATCCCTGTTCACACCTCGTCCAGTGCTTTAAGCTATCTTCAGAGCCCCATTACCACTTCTCCAAGCTGCTAA